The nucleotide sequence GCTGAGGGCGCGAACGTCGAGGAACGGGGGAGCATGACATGAGCAAGGCGATAGGACTGATCGAGTTCAACACGACGCCCAAGGGAATGGAGGCGGCGGATGCCATGCTGAAAGCCTCCGAAGTGCAGCTTGTCTTCTCGTCCCCCATCTGTCCGGGGAAATACATCACCATCCTCGCGGGAGAGGTGGACGCCGTCAAGACGGCGATCTCGAAGGGAGAGGAGACGGGCGGGCTCTTCGTGCTGGACTCCCACGTCCTGCCCAACGTGCACCCGTCGGTCATCCCTGCCCTCACGGGCACGGGAGAGATGGGAGAGGTGAGGGCCCTGGGTGCGGTGGAGACTATCTGCGCCGTGTCCGCCGTCCATGCCGGCGACGTCGCGGCCAAGGCCGCGAACGTCCGGCTTCTGGAGATTCGCCTCGCTCGGGGCCTGGGCGGAAAGGGAATCCTCCTTTTGACGGGCGACCTGGGCAGCGTGGAGAGCTCGGTGGAGGCGTGCCGCCGCAGGCTGGGGACGGAGGGAGGAATCACGAGTGCCGTCGTGATCCCGTCCCCCCATAAAGCGCTGGTCTCCGCCCTTCTTTGATTGATTGGGTTTGATTGGCTGCGGATTTGTTTGAGGATTGCGGATTTGTTTGATTGATTGTGGATTTGTTTGAGATGGAGGATTGGGGCCGTGAAAAGGCCCCGGTACGGCTCAGTCCGTCTCGGCGGTCGTGGGCTCCCCCCCGCGGAGTTCGCGGATGCGTTGGCTAAGGAGCTCCAGCCCCTCCCCCGTCTCGGAGGAGACGACGTGAATTTCCGTGACGCCGGACTCCTGCAATCCCTGGATGGCGGACTCTATCGCCTTGGGGGTGGCGGCGTCCGCCTTGCTGACGACCCCGATTACGGGCGCGCGCAAGGTCTTGGAGAAGTTGGGGACGACGTGCCTGGGCCGCAGGGGATCCATCAGGAACAGGATGACGGCGGCCTTGATGGAGGTCTGGATCAGGACGTGGTAGAACATGGGGATGTCGAAGAACTCGCCTGGCGTGTCGATGCACTGCGGCCCATAGGCCAGGGCCTCCGTCTTTCGGACGCGCCCCTCCCAGACCCCCAGGGCCTTCAGGAGCGAGGTCTTCCCGGCGCCGGTCTGCCCTACCACCATCACGCGCTTCATGTACGGGTGATGGGGGCCTTGAAGAAGCCCAGCACCTCGTTCAGGGTGCGGACGGTCGTCGTGAGGGAGCTCTCGACGGCGCTGACGTCCCCGGTGAAGAGGATGCAGCCGGTGAAGCGGTCGATGAAGTCCATGGTCACGGCCCCGGCCTTTGAGGCGATGTCCGCCGCGATGATGGCGCCCTCCCC is from uncultured Fretibacterium sp. and encodes:
- a CDS encoding BMC domain-containing protein, with the translated sequence MSKAIGLIEFNTTPKGMEAADAMLKASEVQLVFSSPICPGKYITILAGEVDAVKTAISKGEETGGLFVLDSHVLPNVHPSVIPALTGTGEMGEVRALGAVETICAVSAVHAGDVAAKAANVRLLEIRLARGLGGKGILLLTGDLGSVESSVEACRRRLGTEGGITSAVVIPSPHKALVSALL
- a CDS encoding EutP/PduV family microcompartment system protein, with the translated sequence MVVGQTGAGKTSLLKALGVWEGRVRKTEALAYGPQCIDTPGEFFDIPMFYHVLIQTSIKAAVILFLMDPLRPRHVVPNFSKTLRAPVIGVVSKADAATPKAIESAIQGLQESGVTEIHVVSSETGEGLELLSQRIRELRGGEPTTAETD
- the eutS gene encoding ethanolamine utilization microcompartment protein EutS produces the protein MSSDNKERIIQEYVPGKQVTLAHMICHPKPELCTLIGVESSGAIGIMTITPGEGAIIAADIASKAGAVTMDFIDRFTGCILFTGDVSAVESSLTTTVRTLNEVLGFFKAPITRT